One Tamlana carrageenivorans genomic region harbors:
- a CDS encoding IS256 family transposase yields MNSDLEKQLDALIGKISNKEDFDQVKEQLLKRGIESLLKAEMTAHLGFQKGGSVIENNQRNGFSEKTIKTHNGEQRIKIPRDRQASFEPVIVPKHQSISQELEDCIQLLYAKGMSNSDIIDFIESTYGVQYSTSQVSIITNQLLEDIKQWQNRPLEDVYPIVWIDAIHYKIRQEGKVISKACMIVLGVNTEGQQDILSMSIVETEKAAAWMSILDDLRSRGVKDIFFLCSDNLSGLDKAVEAIFPGSIRQICIVHQIRNSLKYVSYKDRKSIMVDIKAIYQADNEKFALEAFEVFKQNWEDKYLSAVQSWENNWDNLTSFLNYPKEIRKLIYTTNIIESFNASLRKYTRNKKVFPHDDAALKSIYLAAQSISKKWKKTRFKWGQIYNQLYICFPNRL; encoded by the coding sequence ATGAACTCAGACTTAGAAAAACAATTAGACGCCTTGATCGGCAAAATCAGCAACAAGGAGGACTTTGACCAGGTCAAGGAACAGTTGCTTAAACGTGGTATTGAATCACTTTTAAAAGCAGAAATGACTGCCCACTTAGGGTTTCAAAAAGGAGGTTCTGTAATTGAGAACAACCAGCGCAATGGTTTCTCAGAGAAAACTATCAAGACTCATAACGGCGAACAACGCATCAAAATCCCCAGAGATCGTCAAGCGAGCTTTGAGCCTGTTATTGTCCCCAAACATCAATCGATTAGTCAAGAATTAGAAGATTGTATTCAACTGCTTTACGCCAAAGGTATGAGCAATAGCGATATTATTGATTTTATTGAAAGTACCTATGGAGTGCAGTATTCCACATCACAGGTATCCATTATCACCAATCAATTATTGGAAGACATCAAACAATGGCAGAATAGACCTTTAGAAGACGTATATCCCATTGTCTGGATAGATGCTATTCATTATAAAATACGTCAAGAAGGCAAGGTAATATCTAAAGCCTGTATGATAGTTTTAGGGGTGAATACCGAAGGGCAACAAGATATTTTGAGCATGAGTATTGTGGAGACAGAAAAGGCAGCTGCTTGGATGTCCATTTTAGACGATCTGCGCTCTAGAGGCGTAAAAGATATCTTTTTTCTGTGTTCGGATAACCTCTCTGGATTAGATAAAGCTGTAGAAGCTATTTTTCCAGGTAGTATACGTCAAATATGTATCGTACATCAAATTAGAAACTCTTTAAAATATGTGAGCTATAAGGACCGCAAATCAATAATGGTCGATATTAAAGCTATTTATCAAGCCGATAATGAGAAATTCGCTTTAGAGGCTTTCGAAGTCTTTAAACAAAATTGGGAAGATAAATACCTCTCTGCCGTACAGTCTTGGGAAAACAATTGGGATAATTTGACCTCGTTTTTAAACTACCCAAAAGAGATTAGAAAACTTATATATACTACCAATATCATTGAGAGTTTTAATGCCAGTTTAAGAAAATATACACGCAACAAAAAAGTCTTTCCTCATGATGATGCAGCACTGAAATCCATATATTTAGCAGCTCAAAGCATCAGCAAAAAATGGAAGAAAACACGATTTAAATGGGGCCAAATTTACAATCAATTGTATATTTGTTTTCCAAACAGGTTATAA
- a CDS encoding cysteine peptidase family C39 domain-containing protein — protein MKNIKVKQHDISDCGAACIISIANHYKLFLPLARIRQLAGTNKKGTSVLGIINAAQKIGFDAKGVRADREDLSGL, from the coding sequence ATGAAAAATATTAAAGTTAAACAACATGATATTTCAGATTGTGGAGCTGCATGTATTATTTCAATTGCTAATCACTATAAATTATTTTTGCCCTTAGCAAGAATCAGGCAGTTGGCTGGAACAAATAAAAAAGGCACGTCTGTTTTAGGCATAATTAATGCTGCACAAAAAATTGGTTTTGATGCTAAAGGAGTAAGAGCTGACAGGGAGGACTTGTCGGGACTGTAA
- a CDS encoding HlyD family secretion protein yields the protein MNQIYPKEFTDNLSEVHSYTIAAKSKIIYSIILLSVIIMLLALPFIKVDIHTSARGIIRPVQDRVSINIMNSGKVIYSSIEFNKNIKKGDTLLQLDMSEVNIKSNLLNRKINELQLLLDDLNYIINSKYAKAFKIKTLKLKKEFIVFEQKKAEILVRKKKAKRDLDRNKLLYKKQVIAKVEFENTEFEYNALEIELERFKKQEVNKWQSSLVEYENELYEVKNQKEQLENDKSYYCIMAPISGVLLNVKPLSKGSLINSGDLLAVISPNTPFIAECYIQPKDIGMIKENSSVNFQLDAYNYNQWGTATGKVIEIAKDIESINNEKYIFKVLCSLNEKDLKLKNGFKGNLKRGMTLNAQFFLSRRTLFELLYDRVDDWINPSQI from the coding sequence ATGAATCAAATTTATCCAAAAGAATTTACAGACAATCTTTCGGAAGTGCATAGCTATACCATAGCCGCAAAAAGTAAAATTATCTATAGTATAATTTTATTGTCAGTTATAATTATGCTCCTAGCTCTACCTTTTATAAAAGTAGATATACATACCTCTGCCAGAGGTATAATTAGACCAGTTCAAGACAGGGTTTCAATAAATATAATGAATTCTGGTAAAGTCATTTATTCATCCATAGAATTCAATAAAAATATTAAAAAGGGAGATACCCTTTTACAACTTGACATGTCAGAAGTGAACATAAAAAGCAATTTATTGAATCGTAAGATTAATGAATTACAATTACTATTGGATGACTTGAACTACATTATTAACTCAAAATATGCCAAAGCATTTAAAATAAAAACATTGAAACTAAAAAAAGAGTTTATTGTTTTTGAGCAAAAGAAAGCTGAAATTTTAGTGAGGAAGAAAAAAGCAAAGCGAGATTTAGATAGAAATAAGTTACTTTATAAAAAACAAGTTATTGCAAAGGTTGAATTTGAAAATACAGAGTTTGAATATAATGCCTTAGAAATAGAGCTTGAACGATTTAAAAAGCAAGAAGTAAATAAATGGCAGTCTTCTTTAGTAGAATATGAGAATGAATTATATGAAGTCAAAAATCAGAAAGAACAATTGGAAAATGACAAATCCTATTATTGTATTATGGCTCCTATTTCTGGTGTTTTATTAAATGTAAAACCTTTAAGCAAGGGGAGTCTAATAAATTCAGGCGATTTATTAGCCGTAATTTCTCCTAATACGCCATTTATAGCAGAATGCTATATTCAACCGAAAGACATAGGAATGATAAAAGAAAATAGCTCTGTAAATTTTCAATTAGATGCTTACAATTATAATCAATGGGGAACTGCAACCGGAAAAGTTATTGAAATTGCTAAAGACATAGAATCTATTAATAATGAGAAGTATATTTTTAAAGTCTTATGTAGTTTGAATGAAAAAGATTTAAAACTAAAAAATGGTTTTAAGGGAAACTTAAAAAGAGGCATGACTTTGAACGCTCAATTCTTTTTATCTAGACGAACATTATTTGAATTGTTATACGATCGGGTAGACGATTGGATAAACCCTAGTCAAATATAA